In one Solanum lycopersicum chromosome 11, SLM_r2.1 genomic region, the following are encoded:
- the LOC101264280 gene encoding SHUGOSHIN 2, producing MEANTRNSPRKKLADISNLPLRKRLSRQDKTPEHIPAASKEYLERIQKENMALMKMLAERNKIIEITGVEMQKLRINVRKMQQQNQLLAQANTKMLAELNSNKDRVKTLQHELGCIKGVLNVRKSEAEEQLRTNMCQDLNDEVKPMKCEEAGDLSLRKGDTEKARNLKKRAQSKSMGSSEQVQCEDKTANKRSCVRRQSARFKPEALKLSEDSFEVQDNCALHSLSDPVQENGSASVCKSSDDVHPSSRFEPTPFGRASLGRPSREAAKRVQSYREIPVNIKMRRPQ from the exons ATGGAGGCTAATACCAGGAATAGTCCAAGGAAAAAGCTTGCTGATATCAGTAACTTACCGTTGCGAAAGAGATTGTCTAGACAAGATAAGACTCCAGAACATATCCCAGCTGCTTCgaaagagtatctagaaaggaTCCAGAAG GAAAATATGGCGTTGATGAAGATGTTAGCCGAAAGGAA CAAGATTATTGAAATAACTGGGGTAGAGATGCAGAAACTGAGAATTAATGTGCGGAAAATGCAACAACAAAATCAGCTGCTTGCTCAAGCAAACACTAAAATGCTTGCG gaattaaattcaaataaagatAGG GTCAAAACATTACAACATGAGCTTGGATGCATAAAGGGCGTACTTAATGTTAGAAAGTCTGAAGCAGAA GAGCAATTGAGAACAAATATGTGCCAAGATCTGAATGATGAG GTGAAACCCATGAAGTGTGAGGAGGCAGGAGATCTATCATTAAGAAAAGGAGACACCGAGAAAGCCAGAAATCTCAAAAAGAGAGCCCAGTCAAAGA GCATGGGTTCTTCTGAGCAAGTTCAATGTGAGGATAAGACGGCAAATAAAAG ATCATGCGTAAGGAGGCAGTCTGCTAGGTTTAAACCTGAGGCGCTGAAACTCAGTGAAGATTCTTTCGAGGTACAAGATAATTGTGCTCTGCATTCATTAAGTGATCCAGTGCAAGAAAATGGTTCGGCATCCGTATGCAAGTCATCCGATGATGTACACCCTTCTTCGAGGTTTGAACCTACACCCTTCGGAAGAGCATCTCTGGGTAGGCCATCAAGGGAGGCAGCTAAGAGAGTTCAGTCCTACAGGGAAATTCCTGTGAATATAAAAATGCGAAGACCGCAATGA